The genomic DNA CGCGTTCGGCACCTCGATCGCCGGCATCGCGGCCTCGGCGATGCTGGGCCTGCTGGCAGCAATGTGCCGCGGCGAGCGCGCCGCGGTGGTGCGGCGCCTGGATGCCGCGATCGCCACCACGCTGCATACGCATTCGCGCGCCCGCCAGCGCGACGAGGCGCTGCAGCTGATGCGCGCGCAGTCCGCCGCCATGCCGGCGCTGGTGGACCGCCTGCAGGAGATGATGGCCGCGCTGGAGCGCCAGGCGCAGGCCGCGCAGGCACAGCAGGCCGAGCGGCAGCAGCACTTCCACGCTGGCACCGCGGCCGCCTATGAACGTCTCGCCGCATCGGTGGAGCAGTCGCTGCAGCGCAGTGCCGTCGACAGCGCGCGTGCATTCGGCGATGCCCTGCAGCCCGTGGTGGCCACCACGATGGAGGCGGTGACCCGTGACACCGCACGCCTGCACGAGTCGGTGACCGCCGCCGTCGAGCGCCAGCTGCAGGCATTGGCCACGAGCAGCGAAACCAGCACCGATGCGATGACCACGCTGTGGCAACAGGCGCTGGACCAGCAGCGTGAGGCACAGGCCGCGCTGGCCGACACCACCCGTGAGCGCCTGGACGGGGTTGGTACGCGTTTCACGGAACACGCCGCGACGCTGGCCGATGCGGTCGCCACCCAGCTCGACGGCAGCGCCACCCGCCTCGCCGGCGCGTGGGACGCGGCGCTCGAGCGCCAACAGGCGCAGCACGCGGCGCTGGTCGAACAGCAGCAGGCCGCACTGGTGGCCGCGGGCGACCAGCTCGCCGCCAGGGCGCAGACGTTGCTGGACGACGTCGCGGCCTCGCATACGCGCCTGCAGGACGCACTGGCCAGCGGCGACGGCGAACGCCTCGCGGCATGGAACCGCGAACTCGGTGCGATCGGTGCTGCGCTGCGCGAGGACTGGGCACGCATCGGCGATGACGCCGCGCAACGCCAGCAGGCGATCTGCGATGCACTCGCACGCACCGCGCAGCAGATCGGCGAGCAGTCGCAGGCGCATACCAGCGCCACCATCGCCGAGATCGCCACGCTGGTGCAGGCGGCATCGGAAGCGCCACGTGCGGCTGCCGAGGTGGTGGCCGAGCTGCGCCAGAAGCTGTCCGACAGCATGGTGCGCGATACCGCAATGCTGGCCGAGCGTAGCCAGCTGATGGACACGCTGGCCACCCTGCTCGACGCGGTGAACCACGCCTCGGTGCAGCAGCGCGAGGCGATCGATGCGCTGGTGTCGACCAGCGCCGGGCTGCTGGAGCGGGTTGGCGACCGCTTCCTTGCGCAGGTCGAGCAGGAAACCGGCAGGCTCGACGCCGCCGCCACCCGCATCGGCGCCGGCGCCGCGGATGTCGCCAGCCTCGGCGAGGCCTTTGCCGGCGCGGTGGAGCTGTTCGGCGCCAGCAACGAGCGCCTGCTGGAGCGACTCGACGGCATCGGCGCCACGCTCGACGCCACCGCCACCCGCAGCGACGAGCAGCTCGCCTACTACGTCGCGCAGGCGCGCGAGGTGGTCGACCTCAGCGTGCTGGCGCAAAAGCAGATCATCGAGGAACTGCGGCAGCTGCCCGGCGTGCGCGACAGGGCCGGCGCATGAGCCTGGAAATCGACGTCGACGACGGTGCCGGCGCACCGGTGTGGGCGGCCTTCGGCGACCTGATGTCGGTGCTGCTGGGCGTGTTCGTGCTGATCCTGGTCGGCGTGATCGGCGTGCAGCTGCACCTGGAAGTGCAGCTGCAGGAGGAGATCGCCCAGCGCCGGGCCGAGGAGCAGCGTCGGCAGGCCCTGGAGGACGCGCTGGCCGTGCCGCTGGCCGCCGGCCGCATCACCCTGGTCGACGGCCGCATCGGCATCCGCGGCAGCGTGCTGTTCGCCCTCAATTCCG from Luteimonas sp. YGD11-2 includes the following:
- a CDS encoding DUF802 domain-containing protein: MNRQLLHWPVFATGLLAIGWIGAGYIGSHTLALAVTLLIAALYLVGALELHRYRQATAGLGRALDGLAAPPATLAEWLDPLDTSLRGAVRLRVEEGRAPLPVPSLTPYLVGMLVLLGMLGTLLGMLLTLRGTGMALQTASDLQAVRDSLAAPVEGLGIAFGTSIAGIAASAMLGLLAAMCRGERAAVVRRLDAAIATTLHTHSRARQRDEALQLMRAQSAAMPALVDRLQEMMAALERQAQAAQAQQAERQQHFHAGTAAAYERLAASVEQSLQRSAVDSARAFGDALQPVVATTMEAVTRDTARLHESVTAAVERQLQALATSSETSTDAMTTLWQQALDQQREAQAALADTTRERLDGVGTRFTEHAATLADAVATQLDGSATRLAGAWDAALERQQAQHAALVEQQQAALVAAGDQLAARAQTLLDDVAASHTRLQDALASGDGERLAAWNRELGAIGAALREDWARIGDDAAQRQQAICDALARTAQQIGEQSQAHTSATIAEIATLVQAASEAPRAAAEVVAELRQKLSDSMVRDTAMLAERSQLMDTLATLLDAVNHASVQQREAIDALVSTSAGLLERVGDRFLAQVEQETGRLDAAATRIGAGAADVASLGEAFAGAVELFGASNERLLERLDGIGATLDATATRSDEQLAYYVAQAREVVDLSVLAQKQIIEELRQLPGVRDRAGA